From Paraburkholderia sabiae, a single genomic window includes:
- a CDS encoding L-dopachrome tautomerase-related protein — MTDPQSRLAADSMPLDAAPSSDATTPRLRQVAAFDHQATGVAIASDGRIFVNFPRWTEDTPISVGVLTPDGNVRPYPDDAWNSWRNAKRDEMNPADHWVCVQAMLCDRQDNLWVLDPGAPAQSFVVPGAPKLVRIELATGRVAQCIAFAPDIAPQGSYLNDIRVSPDGRHGFITDSGTQGAIVVVDLQTGEARRVLDGHPSTQMDAAVTVHADGIPLRRPDGRGVEFSADGIALTRDGRYLYWQAVKGKTVHRIPTNALVDDALSADRVGSCVEKLFEHGPADGLHIARDGKLYITAVEEHAVKVWDGQRLDVLVHEPGLRWPDTFAEGPDGSIYLTDSCIPDMPWFKPGRPAAVATRLLIIDGLHGDATP, encoded by the coding sequence ATGACCGACCCGCAATCCCGTTTAGCCGCGGACAGCATGCCGCTAGACGCTGCGCCGTCCTCCGACGCAACCACCCCTCGATTAAGGCAGGTCGCGGCGTTCGACCATCAGGCGACAGGCGTCGCGATAGCATCCGACGGCCGCATCTTCGTCAACTTTCCCCGCTGGACGGAAGACACGCCCATTTCCGTTGGTGTACTGACGCCCGACGGCAATGTGCGCCCTTATCCGGACGATGCGTGGAATAGCTGGCGAAACGCAAAGCGCGACGAAATGAACCCCGCCGACCACTGGGTATGCGTGCAGGCGATGCTATGCGACCGACAGGATAATCTCTGGGTGCTCGATCCAGGCGCACCCGCGCAATCGTTCGTCGTGCCCGGCGCGCCCAAGCTCGTGCGAATAGAACTCGCGACCGGCCGCGTCGCGCAATGCATCGCCTTCGCGCCCGACATCGCGCCGCAAGGCAGCTATCTGAACGATATCCGTGTCAGTCCGGACGGACGTCACGGCTTCATCACCGATTCCGGCACGCAAGGCGCCATCGTCGTTGTCGACCTGCAAACAGGCGAAGCGCGGCGCGTACTGGACGGCCATCCGTCGACGCAAATGGATGCGGCTGTCACCGTGCACGCCGATGGCATACCGTTGCGGCGGCCGGATGGACGAGGCGTCGAGTTTTCCGCCGACGGAATCGCACTGACGCGAGATGGACGCTATCTGTACTGGCAAGCCGTCAAAGGCAAGACCGTTCATCGCATCCCGACAAATGCCCTTGTCGATGACGCGCTTTCAGCCGACCGTGTTGGGTCCTGTGTGGAAAAACTCTTCGAACACGGACCGGCCGATGGACTACACATCGCCCGCGATGGAAAGCTTTACATCACCGCTGTCGAAGAGCACGCCGTCAAGGTGTGGGATGGCCAGCGCCTCGACGTGCTCGTGCACGAACCGGGATTGCGCTGGCCCGACACTTTCGCGGAAGGACCGGACGGCAGCATCTATCTCACCGATTCGTGCATTCCCGACATGCCCTGGTTCAAGCCGGGACGCCCCGCCGCTGTCGCGACACGCCTGCTGATTATCGATGGACTTCACGGCGACGCCACGCCCTGA
- a CDS encoding SDR family oxidoreductase — protein sequence MSRIKLKPLNEQVIVITGATSGIGLATARAAAKAGARVMLAGRDEAALKTITVDLNATGAQVDYVIADMRDTAQVQAAADRAIQRYGGFDTWVNNAGGSIYGRFDEVPMEEQQDLFDTNYWGIVRGSTVAVAYLRQHGGALINLGSEVSDIAIPLQSAYVASKHAVKGFTDALRLELIDERAPVSVTLIKPSGIHTLFVEHARNHLDVEPKLPSPLYSPAVVADAILHAAVSPRRSIYVGGAAPGNVAFARLAPRLFDTFMGRLGVRMQSTERRTRGTDAARRSELLERSPHKRYVHESSLYTQAALHPGWTATLTLGAAALGLLAWKRRH from the coding sequence ATGAGCCGCATCAAACTGAAACCGTTGAACGAACAGGTCATCGTCATTACAGGCGCCACCAGCGGGATCGGCCTCGCGACAGCACGCGCGGCAGCGAAAGCCGGCGCGCGCGTGATGCTGGCGGGACGCGACGAAGCTGCGCTGAAGACGATCACCGTAGACCTGAACGCCACAGGCGCACAAGTCGACTACGTCATCGCCGATATGCGCGATACCGCGCAAGTGCAGGCAGCCGCAGACCGTGCCATCCAGCGCTATGGCGGTTTCGACACGTGGGTCAACAACGCGGGCGGGTCGATCTATGGGCGATTCGATGAAGTGCCCATGGAAGAACAACAGGATCTGTTCGATACCAACTATTGGGGCATCGTGCGCGGCTCGACCGTCGCCGTCGCCTATCTGCGGCAACACGGCGGCGCGCTGATCAATCTCGGCAGCGAGGTGTCCGACATCGCCATCCCGTTACAAAGCGCGTATGTCGCATCGAAGCACGCCGTTAAGGGATTTACCGATGCATTGCGTCTCGAGCTGATCGACGAGCGGGCGCCCGTCTCTGTCACGCTCATCAAGCCGTCGGGTATCCATACTCTATTCGTCGAACACGCGCGCAACCATCTGGACGTCGAGCCGAAATTGCCATCGCCGCTCTATTCGCCCGCTGTCGTGGCCGACGCGATTCTACATGCGGCCGTGTCGCCCCGGCGGTCCATCTATGTCGGTGGCGCCGCGCCCGGCAACGTCGCGTTCGCCCGTCTCGCTCCGCGGCTATTCGACACCTTCATGGGACGGCTCGGCGTTCGCATGCAGTCGACCGAACGTCGCACGCGGGGAACCGACGCCGCGCGACGCAGCGAACTGCTCGAACGGTCGCCGCACAAGCGCTATGTGCATGAAAGCAGTCTCTACACGCAAGCAGCACTGCATCCCGGATGGACTGCAACACTGACACTCGGCGCGGCGGCGCTTGGCCTGCTTGCATGGAAGCGGCGGCATTGA
- a CDS encoding DUF6723 family protein, with protein MVEPSGKSRPETADDYIIYVTTRFASAGRFFGELALVRTTDGRKLYPFEGSSPIGPFLTVDAARAAATAHGASLIEADLKNPEA; from the coding sequence ATGGTTGAACCGAGCGGGAAATCTCGCCCGGAGACAGCGGACGACTACATCATCTACGTGACGACGAGATTCGCCTCTGCCGGGCGCTTCTTCGGTGAACTGGCACTGGTGCGCACAACAGATGGACGCAAGCTGTATCCGTTCGAGGGCTCATCGCCGATCGGTCCATTCCTGACTGTCGACGCTGCACGAGCCGCGGCCACGGCGCATGGCGCGTCGCTGATCGAGGCCGACCTGAAAAACCCCGAGGCATAG
- a CDS encoding zinc-dependent alcohol dehydrogenase: MRALTWHGKKDIRCDTVPDPIIEHPRDAIVKVSSCAICGSDLHLFDGFMPGMKSGDIMGHEFMGEVVEVGKENSALKPGDRVVVPFTIICGECDQCRRGNFSVCERTNRNRDAADKLFGHTTAGLFGYTHLTGGYPGGQAEYVRVPFADKTHVKIPDGLSDEQVLFLGDIFPTGWQAAVQCDIEPSDTVAIWGAGPVGQMAIRSAALLGARQVVAIDWVPERLEMARAGGAIPVNFKEESVLDRLADLTMGKGPEKCIDAVGMESHATRSFDSMYDRAKQAVMLETDRPHVLREMIYVCRPAGVLSVPGVYGGLIDKIPFGASMNKGLTWRMGQTHVNRWTDDLLRRIQEGQIDPSFVITHTVALEDGPSMYKTFRDKEDGCIKVLLKP, encoded by the coding sequence ATGAGAGCGCTCACATGGCACGGCAAGAAAGACATTCGGTGCGACACCGTACCGGATCCGATCATCGAGCATCCGCGCGATGCAATCGTCAAGGTTTCCAGCTGCGCCATATGCGGCTCCGACCTGCATCTGTTCGACGGCTTCATGCCCGGCATGAAGTCCGGCGACATCATGGGACACGAGTTCATGGGCGAAGTGGTCGAGGTCGGCAAGGAGAACTCGGCGCTCAAACCTGGAGACCGCGTGGTCGTGCCGTTCACGATCATTTGCGGCGAATGCGACCAATGCAGGCGCGGCAATTTCTCCGTGTGCGAGCGGACTAACCGGAACCGCGACGCCGCCGACAAACTGTTCGGTCACACGACGGCCGGTCTGTTCGGCTATACGCATTTGACGGGTGGGTACCCAGGCGGCCAGGCCGAATACGTCCGCGTGCCGTTCGCCGACAAGACGCACGTAAAGATTCCCGATGGCCTGAGCGACGAGCAGGTGCTGTTTCTCGGCGACATCTTCCCGACTGGGTGGCAGGCTGCCGTCCAATGCGATATCGAGCCCTCCGACACCGTCGCGATCTGGGGCGCCGGTCCCGTCGGGCAGATGGCGATTCGCAGCGCCGCACTGCTCGGCGCACGGCAGGTCGTCGCGATCGACTGGGTTCCGGAACGTCTGGAAATGGCACGCGCAGGCGGTGCGATTCCGGTCAACTTCAAGGAAGAAAGCGTGCTCGACCGGCTGGCGGATCTCACGATGGGCAAGGGTCCGGAAAAATGCATCGACGCAGTCGGTATGGAGTCGCATGCGACGCGCTCGTTCGACTCGATGTACGACCGGGCCAAGCAGGCCGTCATGCTGGAAACCGACCGTCCCCATGTGTTGCGCGAAATGATCTATGTCTGCCGGCCCGCCGGTGTGCTTTCAGTACCCGGCGTCTATGGCGGACTGATCGACAAGATTCCATTCGGCGCGTCGATGAACAAAGGGCTCACGTGGCGCATGGGGCAAACGCATGTGAATCGGTGGACCGATGACCTTTTGCGCCGGATACAGGAAGGCCAGATCGATCCGTCGTTCGTCATTACGCACACAGTAGCGCTCGAAGACGGCCCATCGATGTACAAGACTTTCCGCGACAAGGAGGACGGCTGCATCAAGGTCCTGCTCAAGCCTTGA
- a CDS encoding CsbD family protein, with the protein MANDKTEGIKEELKGYVNKGVGSITGNDAKKLKGEAQITEGDNRKDLGDQRENAEKGKTDPGNPTNL; encoded by the coding sequence ATGGCAAACGATAAAACAGAGGGCATCAAGGAAGAGCTGAAAGGATATGTCAACAAAGGCGTTGGTTCGATAACGGGCAACGATGCGAAAAAGCTCAAAGGCGAAGCGCAGATCACCGAGGGCGATAACCGCAAAGATCTTGGGGACCAGCGCGAAAACGCAGAGAAGGGGAAGACCGATCCGGGCAACCCGACGAACCTTTGA
- a CDS encoding response regulator yields MDTANFELWGQPRPFKRDGEVRVLVVDDNESARGAIAAYLTLEGMHVCAVAGYCEALSASADWKPDVAVLDIMMPVHDGFQTAQALRDRFDDYVGIVAFTATDSSFVKSHPASRFLFDGYCQKGTSPERLVRVLESLLANKAHRQSANSNFVGSNDSLAMNPTGRS; encoded by the coding sequence ATGGATACGGCAAATTTCGAACTGTGGGGTCAGCCGCGCCCGTTCAAAAGGGATGGGGAAGTGCGTGTGCTGGTGGTGGACGACAATGAAAGCGCCCGAGGCGCTATTGCGGCTTATCTGACGCTCGAAGGGATGCACGTCTGTGCTGTCGCGGGATACTGCGAGGCGTTGAGCGCCTCCGCGGACTGGAAGCCGGACGTCGCAGTCCTGGATATCATGATGCCTGTTCATGACGGGTTCCAGACTGCACAGGCACTGCGCGACCGGTTCGATGACTACGTCGGCATTGTTGCTTTCACGGCGACGGACAGCTCGTTCGTGAAGTCGCATCCTGCGAGCCGCTTCCTATTCGATGGATATTGCCAAAAAGGCACGTCTCCGGAGCGCCTCGTTCGAGTACTGGAAAGTCTGCTGGCTAACAAGGCACACCGGCAATCGGCGAACTCAAACTTCGTCGGATCGAACGATTCGCTGGCGATGAACCCTACCGGAAGGTCGTGA
- a CDS encoding RAD55 family ATPase, which translates to MDNTLARLSSDVPGLDEICGGGLIAGSSYIIQGRPGAGKTILANQIAFAQARRGSKVLYVTLLAESHDRLFQSLSALDFYDAARVGKDLTYISLFRTLLEEGLDALVATLRGELARQKASILILDGLLNARESGQSNLDVKTFVAELQGHAAFTGCTVLFLTSARIDESSPEHTMVDGVLQLEERLSASRTVRQIRVAKSRGSGALGGLHLFEISRRGIDIYPRLEAALASPSSAERPVTTRLGTGVAGLDERLGGGLPHNSVSVLVGPAGSGKTTFGLTFLKEATPERPSVHFGFYETPERLCTKAQALGIDFQGLVASGALKLLWRPLTENLLDKLAYDLLRAVRETRAERLFIDGLTGFERATVDPHRVVEFFSALTNELRAVGVTTVCTWEVKELSGPWVTNPSPEILSQLDNVIGMQHEMTGGTLKRSITVLKVRDSVFDTSVAEAVISKAGMGLQVTGTMPGGGAAVRRGAGQ; encoded by the coding sequence ATGGATAACACGCTTGCGCGGTTAAGCAGCGACGTTCCTGGACTCGACGAGATCTGCGGCGGCGGGCTGATTGCAGGCTCGTCGTACATCATCCAGGGGCGTCCAGGCGCGGGCAAGACGATCCTCGCGAACCAGATCGCATTCGCTCAGGCTCGGCGCGGCAGCAAAGTGCTTTATGTGACGTTGCTCGCGGAATCGCACGACCGCCTGTTTCAGTCACTGTCTGCGCTCGACTTTTACGACGCCGCGCGGGTCGGCAAGGATCTGACCTATATCAGCCTGTTTCGCACGTTGCTGGAGGAGGGGCTGGATGCGCTCGTCGCGACGTTGCGCGGCGAACTCGCGCGCCAGAAGGCGAGCATTCTGATCCTCGACGGACTGCTGAACGCGCGCGAAAGTGGCCAGAGCAATCTCGACGTCAAGACCTTCGTGGCGGAACTCCAGGGCCACGCCGCATTCACCGGCTGTACGGTGCTCTTTCTGACGAGCGCCAGAATCGACGAGTCCAGCCCGGAACACACGATGGTGGACGGCGTGCTGCAACTGGAGGAAAGACTGTCCGCATCACGCACTGTGCGGCAAATCCGCGTTGCCAAATCACGCGGCAGCGGCGCGTTGGGCGGGCTCCATCTGTTCGAAATTTCGCGGCGGGGAATTGACATCTATCCGCGTCTCGAGGCGGCGCTCGCCTCGCCGTCGTCTGCCGAGCGGCCCGTCACGACGCGGCTCGGGACGGGCGTTGCGGGCCTTGACGAACGCCTGGGTGGGGGGCTGCCGCATAACTCGGTATCGGTGCTCGTCGGACCGGCCGGCAGCGGCAAGACGACGTTCGGACTGACGTTCCTGAAGGAGGCGACGCCCGAGCGTCCCAGTGTGCACTTCGGCTTCTATGAGACGCCCGAACGGTTGTGCACGAAAGCACAGGCGCTCGGGATCGATTTTCAGGGGCTGGTCGCATCGGGTGCGCTGAAACTTTTGTGGCGCCCGCTCACCGAGAACCTGCTCGACAAGCTTGCCTACGATCTCCTGCGAGCGGTTCGCGAAACCCGCGCGGAGCGGCTGTTCATCGACGGACTGACGGGTTTCGAACGGGCGACGGTTGACCCGCATCGGGTGGTCGAATTTTTCTCCGCGCTGACCAACGAACTCAGAGCCGTCGGCGTGACGACCGTCTGCACCTGGGAGGTGAAGGAGTTGTCGGGTCCGTGGGTGACGAATCCTTCGCCCGAAATTTTGAGCCAGCTGGACAACGTGATCGGTATGCAGCACGAGATGACGGGCGGCACGCTCAAGCGCAGTATCACGGTGCTGAAGGTCCGCGATAGCGTCTTTGACACGTCAGTGGCAGAAGCCGTCATTTCGAAGGCGGGCATGGGTCTGCAGGTGACGGGGACGATGCCGGGCGGCGGCGCGGCGGTCAGACGTGGGGCCGGACAATAA
- a CDS encoding response regulator, with protein MTTLVVVDDESLITDFLTFLLEGEGYTVHVAANGKKAMDVVGRVHPALVITDLMMPVMSGLELAKALRGNPEFVCLPIILCSAASHAVAQEDQHLFSAILQKPQAPASLLDIVAQHARKVEGEGATSRDAP; from the coding sequence ATGACTACCCTGGTTGTCGTCGATGACGAATCCCTGATTACCGACTTCCTGACCTTCCTGCTGGAGGGAGAGGGATATACGGTTCATGTCGCCGCAAACGGCAAAAAGGCGATGGACGTGGTCGGCCGCGTGCATCCCGCGCTTGTCATCACTGACCTGATGATGCCCGTGATGTCTGGCCTGGAGCTTGCCAAAGCGTTGCGGGGGAATCCAGAGTTCGTATGCTTGCCCATCATTCTGTGTAGCGCCGCGTCTCATGCTGTTGCGCAGGAAGACCAGCATCTGTTTTCGGCGATCCTTCAGAAGCCACAGGCGCCCGCTTCGCTGCTCGACATCGTGGCTCAGCACGCCCGGAAGGTGGAAGGTGAGGGCGCAACCAGTCGCGATGCGCCATAA
- a CDS encoding response regulator — protein sequence MTRVLLVDDEPEVLEAWSFGLEYVGYDVERARDGRQALAAIQRQSPDLLITDLMMPGMNGEDLCRALRDQPRWANIPVLLHTSAYVGANDGIGLWDAVLRKPARMEDFLATVAQLTRG from the coding sequence ATGACGCGAGTCCTCCTTGTCGACGACGAACCAGAAGTGCTTGAGGCCTGGAGCTTCGGGCTGGAATACGTCGGCTATGACGTAGAGCGTGCTCGCGACGGCCGGCAGGCCCTCGCCGCGATTCAGCGCCAATCGCCCGATCTGCTGATCACGGATCTCATGATGCCCGGCATGAATGGCGAGGATCTGTGCCGCGCGCTCCGTGACCAGCCCCGCTGGGCGAACATCCCCGTTCTACTGCATACGTCTGCCTATGTGGGCGCGAACGACGGTATTGGGCTGTGGGATGCCGTGCTTCGAAAACCCGCGCGGATGGAGGATTTTCTCGCAACGGTTGCACAACTTACTCGAGGGTGA
- a CDS encoding sensor histidine kinase, whose product MTANAAWRKLFAPGDLRQCEQLIRALVIELHAGGRRVSPVFRLDVRTEETDEGGARPRYWQMHASLLPATPNEPALIAVRFDDVTAHTLKEEEDRREKALLRSRARLRQLLVKDAGQRRDDHASTFEQALARTGVGVWQVDVTSGIIDCSERCLRDLGVGRTAALTKEGLLGERTGRFVANWRALQSGRPVEFELKVQASEERFRWVLIRGIGQFDEDGTMRSVVGFTLDITGRKEHELELDALADSERTGRERSDAFAKAMDQFIAAVSHELRSPLNAIVSWAELLQLAADPASVVRAGEAIRRNGRQLSRMVDDLLDSGAVGTGKLSMNMQPVDLGALTATVVEDARKLIEHKGLRLGTSDIFPCTVMADDNRMKQVVWNLLTNAVKFTDAGSIEVSVILKGDCAELVVRDTGRGIEADALPLIFDRFLQVAQNSGGRVGGLGLGLWLAKHIVNLHAGTITVVSDGLGQGACFVVRIPAMTSHIG is encoded by the coding sequence GTGACGGCGAACGCCGCCTGGCGCAAACTGTTTGCACCGGGTGATCTGCGTCAGTGCGAACAGTTAATCCGTGCGCTGGTGATCGAGCTGCACGCGGGCGGTCGCAGAGTGTCGCCTGTCTTCCGGCTGGATGTGCGCACGGAAGAAACGGACGAAGGCGGAGCACGGCCGCGCTACTGGCAAATGCATGCCTCTCTTCTTCCCGCGACGCCGAATGAGCCGGCGCTCATCGCCGTGCGCTTCGACGATGTCACCGCGCACACGCTGAAGGAGGAAGAGGACCGGAGGGAGAAAGCGCTGCTGCGCTCGCGCGCGAGGTTGCGCCAACTTCTCGTCAAGGACGCTGGACAGCGTCGCGATGATCATGCGAGCACATTTGAACAGGCACTCGCGAGAACAGGAGTCGGAGTCTGGCAGGTCGACGTGACGAGCGGCATCATCGACTGCAGCGAACGATGCCTTCGCGACCTCGGCGTCGGACGGACGGCCGCCTTGACGAAAGAGGGCCTGTTGGGCGAACGGACAGGGCGCTTCGTCGCCAACTGGAGAGCGTTGCAGTCCGGCCGCCCCGTTGAGTTCGAGCTGAAGGTCCAGGCGTCCGAGGAGCGCTTTCGCTGGGTGCTGATTCGCGGGATCGGGCAGTTCGACGAGGATGGCACCATGCGCTCGGTGGTGGGATTCACTCTGGACATCACAGGACGCAAGGAGCATGAACTGGAGCTCGACGCGCTCGCGGACTCGGAGCGAACGGGACGCGAGCGTAGCGATGCTTTTGCGAAAGCGATGGACCAGTTCATTGCCGCCGTCAGCCACGAGCTGCGATCTCCCCTCAATGCGATCGTTTCATGGGCCGAATTGCTTCAGCTTGCCGCCGATCCCGCCAGTGTGGTGCGCGCGGGTGAAGCGATCCGGCGCAACGGCCGGCAACTCTCCCGCATGGTCGACGATCTGCTCGACAGCGGCGCGGTCGGCACGGGCAAACTGTCGATGAACATGCAACCGGTCGATCTGGGCGCGCTTACCGCAACGGTGGTGGAAGACGCACGCAAGCTGATCGAGCATAAGGGCTTGCGACTGGGCACGTCCGATATCTTTCCTTGCACGGTCATGGCGGACGACAACCGGATGAAGCAGGTCGTCTGGAATCTGCTGACCAACGCGGTCAAGTTCACCGACGCGGGCAGCATCGAAGTGTCGGTCATCCTCAAGGGCGATTGCGCCGAGCTGGTCGTCCGTGATACGGGACGCGGCATCGAAGCGGACGCGTTGCCATTGATATTCGACCGGTTCCTGCAGGTCGCGCAGAACTCGGGTGGCCGCGTCGGCGGCCTGGGGCTCGGGTTGTGGCTCGCGAAGCACATCGTGAACCTGCATGCCGGCACCATCACCGTTGTCAGCGACGGGCTGGGGCAGGGTGCCTGCTTCGTCGTCCGGATACCTGCGATGACGTCGCATATCGGCTGA
- a CDS encoding sigma-54-dependent transcriptional regulator produces the protein MVHALIVDDDPDSRNALAAMIAEDGLTSATASDLREARIQLVRQVPDVVFCDLYLPDGTGVDLFEDLDPHQGVEFVIVTGRATVESAVDALKMGAADYLVKPVDLQRVKVILSRLPRTGDLKAKIGTLRGELRRMGRFGLMSGNSPAMLQVYDQIARVAPTALSVMLVGESGTGKEVAAQTLHQLSARNRHDFLAVNCGAISRNLIESEMFGHERGAFTGAERQHRGYFERANGGTLFLDEITEMPIGLQVKLLRVLETGMFMRVGTTAEISTDVRLIAATNRDPEKAVAEGKLRLDLYHRLNVVPISLPPLRERGNDIELLAQSFLDELNDQHGTKKHFPTAIKDTLLSYRWPGNVRELKNYVQRAYIMSRPETHETAIVPVQISLEPFAMRSTVTIPFGTALEDVDRQLILATLEHCGGNRTRAAEVLGISLKTIYNRLSEYRANENGKDEDAEMTNKGAIRRAMT, from the coding sequence ATGGTCCACGCTTTAATTGTCGACGACGATCCGGACAGCCGGAATGCACTCGCTGCGATGATCGCGGAAGACGGTCTGACATCGGCTACCGCGAGTGATTTGCGCGAAGCACGCATCCAGCTCGTACGCCAGGTGCCCGATGTCGTGTTTTGCGATCTCTATCTGCCAGACGGCACGGGCGTCGATCTGTTCGAGGATCTCGATCCGCACCAGGGAGTCGAGTTCGTCATCGTCACTGGCCGCGCGACCGTCGAATCGGCCGTCGACGCGCTGAAAATGGGTGCCGCCGATTACCTCGTGAAACCGGTCGACTTGCAACGGGTCAAGGTAATTTTGAGCCGTCTGCCGCGCACCGGCGACCTGAAGGCCAAGATCGGCACGCTGCGCGGCGAACTGCGCCGCATGGGTCGTTTCGGCTTGATGTCTGGAAACTCGCCGGCCATGCTGCAGGTGTATGACCAGATCGCGCGCGTCGCGCCCACAGCGCTCTCGGTAATGCTGGTGGGTGAGTCCGGCACCGGGAAAGAAGTCGCTGCCCAGACGTTGCATCAGTTGAGCGCACGAAACAGGCATGACTTTTTAGCCGTGAACTGCGGTGCCATTTCGCGAAACCTGATCGAGTCCGAGATGTTCGGCCATGAGCGTGGCGCGTTCACCGGCGCCGAGCGGCAGCATAGAGGCTACTTCGAGCGCGCAAATGGCGGCACGCTGTTTCTCGACGAAATCACTGAAATGCCGATCGGACTCCAGGTCAAGCTGCTTCGAGTACTGGAAACAGGCATGTTCATGCGCGTTGGAACGACCGCAGAAATCAGCACCGACGTGCGTCTGATAGCCGCGACCAATCGCGATCCGGAGAAGGCCGTCGCCGAGGGCAAGCTGCGGCTCGACCTGTATCACCGCCTCAACGTGGTCCCCATCAGCCTCCCGCCCTTGCGCGAACGTGGCAACGATATCGAGTTGCTCGCACAGTCGTTCCTCGATGAACTAAACGACCAGCACGGTACGAAAAAGCACTTTCCGACAGCAATCAAGGATACGCTGCTCTCTTATCGTTGGCCCGGCAATGTGAGGGAATTGAAAAATTATGTGCAGCGCGCATACATCATGTCGCGCCCCGAGACCCACGAAACAGCCATTGTTCCTGTACAGATATCGCTGGAGCCTTTTGCCATGCGCTCGACGGTCACGATTCCGTTCGGCACGGCGCTCGAAGATGTGGATCGTCAACTGATACTTGCCACGCTGGAGCATTGCGGCGGCAATCGAACACGTGCGGCGGAGGTGTTAGGCATCAGCCTCAAGACGATTTACAACCGGCTGAGCGAGTACAGGGCAAATGAAAACGGCAAAGATGAAGACGCCGAAATGACAAACAAAGGGGCGATTCGAAGAGCCATGACTTGA
- a CDS encoding ParB-like protein — protein MNMKKIAELRPTQVTHGEREVRQKTETYRALSPHDLEMAIAEKPIPIVLGPAAQSYAIDHHHVATALWHVGIKTVPVVLVGDLSSLTRAEFWLTMENNRWTYPYDREGQRVAFADMYEHVWQLADDAYRSLSASVRDAGGYEKTAVPLEEFRWADFFRCRLALPETDAEFEALVKQAVKLAKSKAALGLPGYIGPAD, from the coding sequence ATGAACATGAAGAAAATCGCTGAATTGCGACCGACGCAGGTAACGCACGGCGAGCGCGAAGTTCGTCAAAAGACCGAGACGTATCGCGCTTTGAGCCCGCACGACCTTGAAATGGCCATCGCCGAGAAACCGATTCCGATCGTTCTGGGTCCCGCGGCTCAATCCTATGCAATCGATCATCATCACGTGGCGACCGCGCTCTGGCATGTCGGGATCAAAACGGTCCCGGTTGTTCTGGTCGGTGACCTGTCGTCGCTCACCAGGGCGGAATTCTGGCTGACCATGGAAAACAACCGGTGGACCTATCCGTACGATCGAGAGGGCCAAAGGGTCGCGTTCGCGGACATGTACGAGCACGTCTGGCAACTGGCGGACGACGCATACCGCAGTCTCTCCGCTTCCGTGCGTGACGCAGGCGGCTACGAGAAGACGGCTGTGCCGCTTGAAGAGTTTCGCTGGGCGGATTTCTTCAGATGTCGCCTGGCGCTGCCCGAGACCGACGCGGAATTCGAGGCGCTCGTCAAGCAGGCAGTCAAGCTCGCGAAGAGCAAGGCGGCATTGGGATTGCCCGGCTACATCGGGCCGGCCGACTGA